In the genome of Dermacentor silvarum isolate Dsil-2018 chromosome 1, BIME_Dsil_1.4, whole genome shotgun sequence, one region contains:
- the LOC119446462 gene encoding uncharacterized protein LOC119446462 has product MSEQPEGLQTVIGSERDDGKIYAGSNQWLEKEAWGTLFRASTDSLFCRMATSVYWTPEQLRSRSVTGTLSNKSRAKGVTEPRPALTPEKVASLKALFGIFMGCDVPEEEQKKKAQGCAEASRAEAGRRAEKVKMFIPKTFCRLFSLM; this is encoded by the exons ATGAGTGAGCAGCCAGAGGGCCTCCAGACAGTGATTGGCAGCGAAAGAGACGATGGAAAG ATCTACGCTGGGAGCAATCAATGGCTTGAAAAGGAGGCCTGGGGCACATTGTTTCGGGCCTCAACCGATTCGTTGTTTTGCCGCATGGCAACGTCGGTTTATTGGACACCTGAGCAACTTAGGAGCCGCAGCGTGACGGGAACCCTGTCTAACAAGTCCCGGGCAAAGGGGGTCACCGAGCCAAGGCCCGCTTTAACCCCCGAGAAGGTGGCCTCACTGAAAG CTCTCTTCGGAATATTCATGGGCTGCGATGTCCCGGaggaagagcaaaaaaaaaaggctcaagGATGTGCGGAAGCATCTCGCGCAGAAGCTGGGCGACGTGCGGAGAAAGTGAAGATGTTTATACCAAAAACTTTTTGTCGATTGTTTTCCTTGatgtaa